The following are encoded in a window of Magnolia sinica isolate HGM2019 chromosome 11, MsV1, whole genome shotgun sequence genomic DNA:
- the LOC131218858 gene encoding protein PHLOEM PROTEIN 2-LIKE A10-like, protein MDLSLVDTCLDFTRRRKKSIILISAVGFSAYGCYKLYHIPSVAKKRRRLFKLLGTLVSIAESVSNSAESISIVSRDLTDFLRSDSDEIPTSIKQLSKIARSEEFSASVIKITEALTAGILRGYNSETNVDGSDEQSPGTNSSFSDRILDRVFSPAGSGFASVVVGSFARSLVTAFYSEDPTAGNSPVIERLGLDSTPRWVNIVCGEKCRELIADCIQLFVSTAVAVYLDKTMNINTYDDIFAGLTNPKHGLKVKDVLVSVCNGAVETLVKTSHQVMTNPDLNSSSNNSNSNSPSSAMVTHGKGGSEESPGLLVGCRDKYSFDEAKDSGWVSKVATTLAVPSNRRFLLDVTGRVTFETVRSFLDFMMWKMSDGLKRSVNAIHGEAAGRGLEVVRYIGAKSAVIAAICIALCLHILLGTRVLARGS, encoded by the coding sequence ATGGATCTCTCCCTGGTCGACACGTGTCTCGATTTCACCCGTCGAAGGAAGAAATCGATCATCCTCATCTCAGCCGTCGGTTTCTCTGCCTACGGCTGTTACAAGCTCTACCACATCCCGTCCGTCGCAAAGAAGCGGAGGCGCCTCTTCAAGCTTCTCGGAACCCTAgtttcgatcgccgaatcggtGTCCAATTCGGCCGAGTCAATCTCAATCGTCTCCCGAGACCTGACGGATTTTCTTCGGTCCGATTCCGACGAGATCCCCACCAGCATCAAGCAGTTGTCGAAGATCGCACGGTCGGAGGAGTTCTCGGCGTCGGTGATCAAGATCACTGAAGCTTTAACGGCAGGGATCTTGCGTGGCTACAATTCGGAGACAAACGTTGACGGCAGCGATGAGCAGTCGCCGGGTACGAATTCAAGCTTCTCTGATCGAATTCTTGATAGGGTCTTCTCTCCAGCGGGGTCCGGCTTTGCTTCGGTTGTCGTTGGCAGTTTTGCGAGGAGCTTGGTGACTGCGTTCTACTCGGAGGATCCGACCGCCGGGAATTCGCCGGTGATTGAGCGGCTCGGATTGGACTCCACGCCCAGATGGGTGAACATCGTCTGTGGTGAGAAGTGCAGAGAACTTATTGCGGACTGCATACAGCTGTTTGTGAGCACGGCCGTTGCGGTATACCTCGACAAGACGATGAATATAAACACCTATGATGACATCTTCGCAGGCCTAACAAATCCGAAGCATGGATTGAAAGTGAAGGATGTACTGGTTTCAGTCTGCAATGGCGCCGTTGAGACGCTTGTCAAGACTTCCCACCAAGTCATGACGAATCCGGATTTGAATTCGAGCTCAAATAACTCTAATTCAAATTCTCCGTCTTCTGCTATGGTCACCCATGGCAAAGGTGGCAGCGAGGAATCGCCGGGTTTGTTGGTTGGTTGTAGGGATAAGTATTCTTTTGATGAAGCTAAGGACAGTGGATGGGTTAGTAAGGTGGCGACCACGTTGGCAGTCCCGAGCAACCGGAGGTTCCTTCTGGACGTGACTGGGAGAGTGACATTTGAGACCGTTAGATCCTTTCTTGATTTCATGATGTGGAAGATGTCGGACGGTTTGAAGAGGAGTGTGAATGCCATTCACGGGGAGGCGGCGGGGAGGGGCCTTGAGGTTGTGAGATATATTGGGGCAAAATCAGCAGTTATTGCTGCGATATGCATTGCATTGTGCTTGCATATTTTGCTTGGCACGCGGGTCTTGGCACGTGGGTCTTGA